A stretch of DNA from Myotis daubentonii chromosome 12, mMyoDau2.1, whole genome shotgun sequence:
agtttgaggacccctgatttagtaTTTGGTTTTACATTTGCTTTCAGGGACCTTGGTTATATTTATTACCAACTAAAAAACTGATCGTTTTGACAAGAGTTTATAGTGAGCTGTTGTTATTTGGCTTATACCATGTTCTTGGtattaaatattaacaaatttgCCTAGTAGTTAGACTTGTTAGAATTGCCAAAAAACAAGATTATGAGTCTGCCTGTGGAGGATATTCTCGATAGGTTGAGCTAAAGGAAGATTTTAGGAAGATAAAGAATATCTGAAGATTAGCTTTTGAGAGAAGGGGTGGTGGGGGTATAGGGATAGCGTGAAGAATGTACTAGTAGTCCAAGGACCATAAGAATTGTTGatcagaaaattagaaaatttcaagttttttttttctatcaaagAATAAAAGATAAGTGTTTAGAACTTACTTTTCTTGTAGCAAATGGTGTCACTTCAACTATGATATAGTTAATTAAGAGATAACTGGAATCATAATAGTTTAGATTCAATGCCTTGAGAAGTATTGGGTGAGTGATACAACaggagaaaaatgatgctaattTCAAATCTCATGTCATTACCATGAAATAcgtaaaaaaaatttcttctcaTTAATATGATTGTGGTAAAAAAACACCCCAAGCATCTTTGGAcccatttatttaatattttttgtctCTAGTAGTAACAATCTATTCATAAACCAAAATAATCAATTTCAATTCAAATTTATCAAATTTGCTTGAGCTATAGTTTGATGCTGAGCTGTATTTCTCTGTCAAATAAGGTGTTTTTATCCTCAAGCCTTCAAATTCTAATTTATTTAGGTAAGGATAGTCATTGTAATATTACCAGTTTACTTCTAAGCCAGCAGTATAGTAATTATCTTATAGCTGGAGTTGCTTCATTAACTCTTCTTAAGAAAACACTTCTTTTATCACTTGCTTCATTAGAACAGTTGTTATATTATAGAACAGAGCTATATTATCATCCTTAAAACTGTCTGTCTTCTTAGGAGTCCTTCAATAATGTTAAACAGTGGCTGCAGGAAATAGATCGTTATGCCAGTGAAAACGTCAACAAGTTGTTGGTAGGGAACAAATGTGATCTGACCACAAAGAAAGTAGTAGACTACACAACAGCAAAGGTATGTTTAAAGTTGATTTTCAAACTGAATTTGAAGGCACTGAATTTGAATTATGTAGTGGGGAGTCATGCAATGATCACAACCaccttttgcttttaaaatgtgcACTAGAATACTTTGAAATGACAATTTTTTAATGGTATCTGTTTGGATTCAGTGAACTTAGTCTTTCCTCACTGCCCATTTTAGACAGAAATGCACTAAAAGTGAAAAAGATTTTTTCAGTGTTAATTGTGCTTTATTATTCTCTTAGGAATTTGCTGATTCCCTTGGAATTCCATTTTTGGAAACCAGTGCTAAGAATGCAACGAATGTAGAACAGTCTTTCATGACAATGGCAGCTGAGATTAAAAAGCGGATGGGTCCTGGAGCAACAGCTGGTGGTGCAGAGAAGTCCAATGTTAAAATTCAGAGCACTCCGGTCAAGCAGTCAGGTGGAGGTTGCTGCTAAAATTTGCCTCCGTCTTTTTCTCACAGCAATGAATTTGCAATCTGAacccaagtgaaaaaacaaaattgcCTGAATTGTACTGTATGTAGCTGCACTACAACAGATTCTTACCGTCTCCACAAAGGTCAGAGATTGTACATGGTCaatactgactttttttttattcccttgaCTCAAGACAGCTAACTTCATTTTCAGAACTGTTTTAAACCTTTGTGTGCTGGTTTATAAAATAATGTGTGTAATCCTTGTTGCTTTCCCGATACCAGACTGTTTCCCGTGGTTGGttagaatatattttgttttgatgTTTATATTGGCATGTTTAGATGTCAGGTTTAGTCTTCTGAAGATGAAGTTCAGCCATTTTGTATCAAACAGCACAACCAGTGTCTGTCACTTTCCATGCATAAAGTTTAGTGAGATGTTATATGTAAGATCTGATTTGCTAGTTCTTCCTTGTAGAGTTATAAACGGAAAGATTACACTATCTGATTAATAGTTTCTTCATACTCTGCATATAATTTGTGGCTGCAGAATATTGTAATTTGTTGCACACTATGTAACAAAACAACTGAAgatatgtttaataaatattgtacTTATTGGAAGTAATATCCAACCGAATGGTGATAAGTATTGTTTTAATTCTTATGGTTAAAGGGAAAGAGAGCCTTGTATTATTCCTAAAACATCCATTTGTGTGTGCAACCAGGGCATTGTAGACCTACCTTAGAGCAGCATCCATTATGCTTTCCAGATAGTATACCTAATAAATGACCTAGGGAAGCTTTCTGCTGGGTAGGATTTTACCCAAGCTTAGTGGTTCAGGGAGATTGAATTGTATGCAAAACAAGTTTAGGATGTGTGCTATATAGTCTGTTATCTTTGATCCTTCTCTAAAACCATCTGAAATGGCTTCATTAATCAATACTTTAATTCTTTTATGTGTTCAAGGTGCAAAATATCACCTTTCCTTAATTGGCAAATGATCAGACTAACGCATGTGCTAATATTTCTGCCGTGCTCGGGGTCAGATGTCAGCTATTTTATCCTCCACAATTGTGTAACTTAGGTTGGAGGAGAGGTAAAGCAttaaagtagaaagaaggaaaattttaCTATTTGATTGCCCTAATTTTAGAAATGTCCCTAATAATTAGTTGAAAACATGAACGTTAGATGGGAATAagtgaaagaaatatatttatttccatggaattttGCACATGTGAAAATTTTGTTAAA
This window harbors:
- the RAB1A gene encoding ras-related protein Rab-1A, yielding MSSMNPEYDYLFKLLLIGDSGVGKSCLLLRFADDTYTESYISTIGVDFKIRTIELDGKTIKLQIWDTAGQERFRTITSSYYRGAHGIIVVYDVTDQESFNNVKQWLQEIDRYASENVNKLLVGNKCDLTTKKVVDYTTAKEFADSLGIPFLETSAKNATNVEQSFMTMAAEIKKRMGPGATAGGAEKSNVKIQSTPVKQSGGGCC